The Bacteroidota bacterium genome includes a region encoding these proteins:
- a CDS encoding cbb3-type cytochrome c oxidase subunit I: protein MNHTKQNFWTKYVFATDHKVIGKQYIITGLIMALVGGYLSYVFRMQLAYPGQSIPLYGDMGPQQYNAFITLHGMIMFFWFAMPILLAGFGNLFIPLMIGTDDMAFPTVNMISFWIFFVSTIVLMVSFFLPGGAAAGGWTMYPPLSITAHQPTFWGSFFTGQTFLLLAVALEFVSMLMGGINFLTTTINKRAPGMTAFRLPIYVWFANLAGIIFMFSVGPLIAGAFMMLLDINMGTGFYDPYRGGDPILFQHLFWFFGHPEVYVLLLPSLGVTAEIISTFSRKPIFAYKTIIYMALIASVLSVIVWAHHQFISGIDPRMATFFSVGTILISIPFAAIILSYLATLWGGSIRLKMPMIWTIAGIGSFLIGGLTGLFLGSDTFDIYAHDTYFVIAHFHYVLIPVVIFGTFAAIYYWYPKYFGRMLNEKIGKIHFWLTFLSFHAFAFPLFFSGLQGEHRRIADYSSFDSLMTLPIQHIRIISTIATIILISSQLLLIINVFWSYRKGKVAGRNPWEANTLEWQTDSPPQHGNFEVYPEVYRGAYEYSLPDRTEDFYPQNEK, encoded by the coding sequence ATGAATCATACAAAACAAAACTTCTGGACAAAATATGTTTTCGCAACCGATCATAAAGTAATCGGTAAGCAATACATCATAACCGGATTGATTATGGCTCTGGTGGGCGGTTATCTCTCCTATGTTTTCAGAATGCAGCTTGCTTATCCGGGGCAATCCATTCCGCTCTATGGAGACATGGGACCTCAGCAATACAACGCATTTATCACCCTGCACGGAATGATTATGTTCTTTTGGTTTGCAATGCCGATTCTTCTCGCAGGTTTCGGCAACCTGTTTATTCCACTGATGATAGGAACAGACGATATGGCATTCCCTACCGTGAATATGATTTCGTTCTGGATATTTTTTGTCTCCACCATTGTTTTGATGGTTTCCTTTTTTCTTCCCGGAGGCGCAGCAGCGGGTGGGTGGACCATGTATCCTCCGCTTTCCATAACGGCACACCAACCTACCTTCTGGGGCTCTTTTTTTACAGGACAAACATTTCTCCTTCTTGCAGTTGCGCTTGAATTTGTTTCCATGCTCATGGGAGGAATAAATTTTTTGACCACCACCATTAACAAACGCGCACCGGGAATGACGGCATTTCGTTTACCTATTTATGTATGGTTTGCAAATCTTGCAGGTATAATTTTTATGTTTTCTGTGGGACCTCTTATTGCAGGAGCTTTTATGATGCTGTTGGATATTAATATGGGAACAGGATTTTATGACCCTTACCGCGGAGGCGACCCGATTTTATTTCAGCACCTGTTTTGGTTTTTCGGGCACCCTGAAGTATATGTTTTACTGCTCCCTTCGCTGGGAGTAACAGCCGAAATCATTTCAACATTTTCACGCAAACCGATTTTCGCTTATAAAACTATTATCTACATGGCGCTGATTGCTTCTGTTCTTTCTGTGATTGTTTGGGCGCATCATCAGTTTATTTCAGGCATTGACCCAAGGATGGCGACATTTTTCAGTGTGGGAACAATTTTGATTTCTATTCCGTTTGCAGCAATAATTCTTTCTTACTTAGCCACCCTTTGGGGCGGTTCCATCCGTTTAAAAATGCCGATGATATGGACCATTGCTGGCATTGGTTCTTTTTTAATAGGAGGATTGACAGGACTTTTTCTTGGTTCCGATACGTTTGACATCTATGCACACGATACCTACTTCGTAATTGCGCATTTTCATTATGTGCTGATTCCTGTTGTGATATTCGGAACTTTCGCAGCTATTTATTATTGGTATCCGAAATATTTTGGCAGAATGCTCAACGAGAAGATTGGAAAAATCCATTTCTGGCTGACCTTCCTTTCATTCCATGCGTTTGCTTTTCCGCTTTTCTTTTCAGGGCTTCAGGGCGAACACAGAAGAATTGCCGACTATTCCAGTTTTGATTCGCTCATGACTCTTCCTATTCAACATATTCGGATTATATCCACCATTGCAACCATTATACTTATTTCTTCTCAACTGCTTCTCATCATCAATGTTTTCTGGAGTTACAGAAAAGGAAAAGTGGCAGGCAGAAATCCATGGGAGGCAAACACGCTTGAATGGCAGACAGATTCTCCTCCACAGCACGGAAACTTTGAAGTGTATCCGGAAGTGTATCGAGGCGCTTATGAATACAGTTTGCCTGACAGGACAGAAGATTTTTATCCACAAAACGAAAAATAA
- a CDS encoding cytochrome c oxidase subunit 3, with translation MSTTTISIPSIKDVPQGRLGVWVLIAGELIIFGGLIACYILYRLRYPEWGEQAAHTSTPLGALNTIVLLTSSFTVVMSHTASIKKQLNKIVLWMSATIGLGLMFLVVKSIEYTNEISHGFTLTSPSLVAKGESVGANFWSFYYLATGLHALHVIVGMLILFIVMMGARKGKNLHRVELGGMYWHMVDIIWIFLFPLLYLAK, from the coding sequence ATGAGCACAACAACTATTTCCATTCCCTCCATCAAAGATGTTCCGCAAGGGCGGCTCGGTGTATGGGTTTTGATTGCAGGCGAACTGATTATTTTCGGAGGCCTTATCGCCTGTTACATTTTATACCGCTTGCGCTATCCCGAATGGGGAGAGCAGGCAGCGCATACTTCCACTCCGCTGGGAGCATTGAATACCATCGTGCTTCTCACGAGCAGTTTTACAGTTGTTATGTCGCATACGGCATCTATCAAAAAGCAGTTGAATAAAATTGTGCTCTGGATGAGCGCCACCATCGGATTAGGATTAATGTTTCTGGTTGTGAAATCAATTGAATACACCAATGAAATCAGTCATGGTTTTACACTCACAAGTCCATCGCTTGTCGCAAAAGGAGAATCGGTTGGCGCAAACTTCTGGTCATTTTATTATCTCGCAACAGGATTGCATGCGTTACATGTGATAGTGGGAATGCTCATTTTGTTTATCGTTATGATGGGAGCGCGCAAAGGAAAAAACCTTCACCGCGTGGAACTTGGAGGAATGTACTGGCACATGGTGGATATTATATGGATATTTCTGTTTCCACTATTGTATCTCGCAAAATAA
- a CDS encoding cytochrome C oxidase subunit IV family protein produces MNHSITNQPPGKAFPDEQDYHGHPNYGKIFLSLLVLMGASLVVGYFTSPMIGVSLIFLVALIKAGLVVGNFMHLKFEPILILVVVLVVVFILASFFWGVFPDITLITRDVVK; encoded by the coding sequence ATGAATCACTCAATCACAAACCAGCCGCCCGGAAAAGCATTTCCTGATGAACAGGATTATCACGGGCATCCTAATTACGGAAAAATATTTTTGTCTCTTCTTGTACTGATGGGGGCGAGTTTGGTAGTAGGATATTTTACTTCTCCCATGATCGGAGTAAGCTTAATATTTCTTGTTGCGCTGATAAAAGCAGGGCTTGTAGTAGGAAATTTCATGCATCTTAAATTTGAACCAATACTGATTTTGGTAGTGGTATTGGTTGTGGTTTTTATTCTTGCTTCGTTTTTCTGGGGAGTGTTCCCCGATATTACATTAATAACCCGTGATGTTGTAAAATAA
- a CDS encoding heme-copper oxidase subunit III: MQTEIVTKNKLYSLPFGERRRGALISDGAIGMSLLIATELMFFAGLISAYLVNKAGASWPPYGQPRLPIEITAMNTFILLLSSVTLYFFRKKYAEGNEKKLLIVTLLLGFAFVTIQGIEWVKLLQFGLTTTSSLYGAFFYTLIGAHGFHVIVGLCILLYILLSVNKKSPNEKLLNRISACSMYWYFVVGIWPVLYILVYLS, from the coding sequence ATGCAAACGGAAATAGTTACAAAAAATAAATTATACTCTCTCCCCTTTGGGGAGAGGCGGAGAGGGGCTTTAATTTCTGACGGAGCAATAGGAATGTCTTTGCTCATTGCAACAGAGTTAATGTTCTTTGCGGGATTAATCAGCGCGTATCTTGTGAACAAAGCGGGTGCCTCGTGGCCCCCATACGGGCAGCCAAGATTACCGATTGAAATAACTGCAATGAACACATTCATTCTGCTTCTTAGTTCAGTTACTCTTTACTTCTTTCGAAAAAAATATGCAGAAGGAAACGAAAAAAAATTATTGATAGTTACCCTGTTGTTAGGATTTGCTTTCGTTACCATACAGGGAATAGAATGGGTAAAACTTTTACAATTCGGGCTGACCACCACCTCCAGTTTATACGGTGCATTTTTCTATACGCTGATAGGCGCACATGGATTTCATGTAATTGTTGGACTTTGCATTCTTCTTTACATTTTACTTTCAGTCAATAAAAAATCGCCCAACGAAAAATTACTCAATAGAATATCAGCATGCAGTATGTACTGGTATTTTGTTGTTGGA